The following are from one region of the Fusarium keratoplasticum isolate Fu6.1 chromosome 4, whole genome shotgun sequence genome:
- a CDS encoding Cycloalkanone monooxygenase yields MGSIPEVLNVDALVVGAGVAGIYSTYRLSRAGLNVQCIDTASDVGGTWYWNTYPGAMSDTETYLYRYSWDKEDLRSYPWSNHYVYQPEILQYLRHVVERHDLRKYIRFDTEMQKAVWDEQRSIWVISCSGDLVIHTRYLVNCLGLLSKPNYPDIKGISSFAGDLIHTAKWDHSVELQGKTVGIIGNGSTGVQVMTAIAPKVSRLVSFQRHPQYSVPSGQGPIATGYRDKINQNYDQIWKDVWASSTAFGVPETTRKTMEATPEERQQAFQEVWDQGNGFRFMFSAFGDLTTNLEANEEACKFLRGKIDEIVKDPHKAKALKPCDLYARRPLCDTGYYQIFNRDNVDIVDLRETAIERIAPEGIVTADGTLHRLDVLIFATGFDAIEGNYLRIQITGRDGKSIQKHWETGPTAYGAVACSGFPNMFLVSGPQGAFANFPVVIESEVDFITECILHSEKKESHRVEVSAKAEQQWSELCDQLVEGSLFKTTASWIFGSNVEGRKSSTKFYFGGLNRYREWTRKEAAAGFPGFS; encoded by the coding sequence ATGGGATCCATCCCGGAAGTTCTCAACGTCGATGCCCTTGTTGTCGGGGCCGGTGTTGCTGGAATCTACTCCACCTACCGACTCTCTCGCGCCGGTCTCAATGTCCAGTGCATCGACACGGCCAGCGATGTCGGTGGCACCTGGTACTGGAATACCTATCCGGGCGCTATGAGCGACACCGAGACCTACCTCTATCGCTATTCATGGGATAAGGAGGATCTTCGTTCTTACCCGTGGTCCAACCACTACGTCTACCAGCCCGAGATCCTCCAGTATCTACGTCACGTTGTCGAGCGCCATGACCTCCGAAAGTACATACGATTCGATACTGAGATGCAAAAGGCTGTTTGGGATGAACAAAGATCAATCTGGGTCATCTCCTGCTCTGGGGATCTGGTCATCCACACCCGTTACTTGGTCAACTGTCTGGGCCTCCTTTCTAAACCCAATTATCCCGACATCAAGGGTATCTCATCCTTTGCTGGCGACCTCATCCATACGGCCAAGTGGGATCACTCTGTCGAGCTGCAAGGCAAGACAGTCGGCATCATTGGGAATGGATCCACGGGCGTTCAGGTCATGACGGCCATCGCCCCCAAAGTCAGCCGTCTTGTCTCCTTCCAGAGACACCCCCAGTACTCGGTCCCTAGCGGACAGGGTCCTATCGCTACTGGTTATCgcgacaagatcaaccagAATTACGACCAGATCTGGAAGGATGTCTGGGCGTCCTCCACGGCGTTTGGAGTACCGGAGACAACAAGGAAGACAATGGAGGCCACGCCCGAAGAACGTCAACAGGCTTTCCAAGAGGTCTGGGACCAAGGAAACGGCTTCCGCTTCATGTTCAGTGCCTTTGGTGATCTGACGACAAACCTCGAAGCCAACGAAGAAGCCTGCAAGTTCCTCCGCGGcaagatcgacgagatcgtCAAGGATCCtcacaaggccaaggccctcaagcCTTGTGATCTTTATGCCCGACGACCTCTTTGCGATACCGGCTACTACCAAATATTCAACCGCGACAATGTTGACATTGTCGACCTTCGGGAAACAGCCATAGAGAGGATTGCCCCGGAAGGGATTGTGACAGCCGATGGCACCTTGCACCGCCTTGATGTGCTCATCTTTGCTACGGGATTTGACGCCATTGAAGGCAACTATCTTCGCATTCAGATCACTGGACGCGACGGAAAATCGATTCAGAAGCATTGGGAAACAGGGCCCACGGCCTACGGTGCTGTGGCCTGCTCCGGGTTCCCCAACATGTTTCTTGTGTCGGGGCCGCAAGGCGCATTTGCAAACTTCCCAGTGGTCATCGAGAGTGAGGTTGACTTTATCACCGAGTGCATCCTCCACTCGGAAAAGAAGGAGTCCCATCGGGTCGAGGTctcagccaaggccgagcagcAGTGGAGCGAGCTGTGCGACCAGCTTGTTGAGGGGTCGCTGTTCAAGACCACTGCAAGCTGGATCTTTGGATCTAATGTCGAGGGACGCAAGTCAAGCACCAAGTTTTACTTTGGGGGGTTGAATCGCTATCGTGAGTGGACTCGcaaggaggctgctgctggtttTCCCGGGTTTTCATGA
- a CDS encoding NmrA domain-containing protein — MSASEKRIITVVGGTGNIGKAVVAALQESQLFHVRVTSRDPATGKAKEFADSGIEVVKADSWNPKELDAAFKGCWGLWVNTNSDDINFKNEVGPPESEMGRIIIDAAIRQGVDHFVFQNLPAASKITNGEVPILSFDNKETISDYAKAAGFKTTTNVNLGWVLEVFWLDTYVDAFGGLAKKPDEEGFLSLKVPPMGNDPEVVPWTAVEHDYGDAVLGVFIDPEPWADKTVWAISDPRSFQDLVDAYNKVSGTKRARRVIPEGALKTKTQGKTKEVNGLFGYCHWVKGNYCGNKPVDLTDMKTLKALGAKARGRTGKDAELQTVEEFWAMTIPRYQDQASSDHKL; from the coding sequence ATGAGTGCCTCAGAGAAAAGGATCATCACCGTGGTTGGCGGGACTGGAAACATCGGCAAAGCCGTCGTCGCAGCTCTACAAGAAAGTCAGCTTTTCCATGTCCGAGTCACCTCGCGCGATCCCGCGACAGggaaggccaaggagttTGCTGACAGCGGTATTGAAGTCGTCAAAGCCGACTCCTGGAACCCCAAGGAGCTCGATGCCGCCTTCAAGGGCTGCTGGGGTCTATGGGTAAACACCAACTCGGACgacatcaacttcaagaaCGAGGTCGGGCCTCCAGAGTCAGAGATGGGTCGCATAATAATTGACGCTGCCATCCGCCAAGGCGTTGACCACTTCGTCTTCCAGAACCTGCCCGCTGCGTCCAAAATCACCAACGGCGAGGTCCCCATCTTATCCTTTGACAACAAGGAGACCATTTCCGACtatgccaaggctgctggcttCAAGACTACAACCAACGTCAACCTGGGCTGGGTCCTGGAGGTCTTCTGGCTCGACACCTATGTGGACGCCTTTGGTGGCCTGGCCAAAAAGCCTGACGAGGAAGGTTTCCTCTCGCTCAAGGTCCCACCTATGGGCAATGACCCAGAGGTTGTCCCATGGACCGCCGTCGAGCACGATTACGGCGACGCTGTTCTCGGCGTGTTTATCGACCCAGAGCCTTGGGCCGATAAGACGGTATGGGCCATATCAGACCCTCGCAGCTTCCAGGACCTCGTTGATGCATACAACAAGGTCAGCGGAACCAAGCGCGCCCGTCGTGTTATCCCCGAGGGAGCTCTCAAGACAAAGACCCAaggcaagaccaaggaggtcAATGGCCTCTTTGGCTACTGCCATTGGGTCAAGGGGAACTACTGCGGCAACAAGCCCGTCGACCTGACAGATATGAAGACTTTGAAGGCTCTGGGAGCCAAAGCCCGTGGTCGCACCGGCAAAGACGCCGAGTTGCAGACGGTGGAGGAGTTCTGGGCCATGACAATACCCCGGTACCAGGACCAAGCATCTTCAGACCATAAGCTGTAG
- a CDS encoding FAD dependent oxidoreductase, giving the protein MSEHQPPHPHPKGMPSFWRSTPGVLDNHRSIENLPTTADIVIIGAGYSGASIVTQLLRHPSYSVIPATPSRSHRFLSLNLDNSAQGPPDAMILGGHLKPDSYAFIAKLAQEYGLKAAAEVADFESANAAAVTEFIRQEKIDCDFVVTRAIDVQLSEGQHRRLREGYENLVEAGVQSTRATFCAPEQYAERLSGVKGAKGMFSYTAGHVWPYKLIHHLFADAIGQGVNVQTNTSATSISRRQKQGEAWVIETPRGKVHAKQVIMATNTYTGSLLPEYADKIIPYRGAVAHIKTPGTAPFPPNTYSLRFADWDFDYLIPRSDGSIIVGGARQAYLGDKKQWYANVDDGHVIEETRKYFDGYMQRHFIGWEDSEAYVAELWTGIMGYSSDRLPRVGPIPKRQGMYIMAGFTGHGMPQVFLCAKGIADMVLDGASFGNSGLPSLFEETQTKLSDPRNMVKEIYNSAFPQAKL; this is encoded by the exons ATGAGCGAGCACCAACCGCCGCACCCCCACCCAAAGGGGATGCCGAGTTTCTGGCGAAGCACACCCGGTGTTCTTGACAACCACCGCTCGATCGAGAATCTCCCAACGACGGCCGACATAGTAATCATTGGTGCCGGCTACAGCGGTGCTTCAATTGTCACACAGCTACTCCGTCATCCCAGCTACTCCGTCATCCCAGCTACCCCGTCAAGAAGCCATCGATTCTTGTCCTTGAATCTCGACAACTCTGCTCAGGGGCCACCGGACGCAATG ATTTTAGGTGGGCACTTGAAGCCTGACTCGTACGCCTTCATCGCCAAACTCGCCCAGGAGTACGGCCtgaaggctgctgctgaggttGCAGACTTTGAATCCGCCAACGCCGCTGCCGTGACAGAGTTCATCCGTCAAGAGAAGATCGACTGCGACTTTGTAGTTACCAGGGCCATCGATGTGCAGCTCTCCGAGGGACAGCATCGTCGTCTCAGAGAAGGCTACGAGAATCTTGTGGAAGCGGGCGTCCAATCAACAAGAGCGACATTCTGTGCTCCTGAGCAATATGCAGAGAGG CTCTCCGGTGTGAAAGGCGCCAAGGGCATGTTCAGTTACACTGCTGGGCATGTATGGCCGTACAagctcatccatcatctcttcgCGGACGCCATTGGGCAGGGAGTCAACGTCCAGACCAACACTTCTGCTACCTCCATTTCTCGCCGCCAGAAGCAAGGCGAGGCATGGGTAATCGAGACCCCCCGTGGAAAAGTCCACGCCAAGCaggtcatcatggccactAATACCTACACTGGATCACTGCTTCCCGAATACGCCGACAAAATCATTCCATACCGAGGAGCTGTCGCCCATATCAAGACCCCAGGAACGGCTCCATTCCCCCCCAACACGTACTCCCTCCGTTTCGCCGACTGGGACTTTGACTATCTCATTCCAAGGTCAGACGGAAGCATCATAGTCGGCGGTGCACGGCAAGCATACTTGGGCGATAAGAAGCAGTGGTATGCCAATGTCGATGATGGTCATGTCATTGAGGAAACTCGCAAATACTTTGACGGGTATATGCAGAGACACTTTATTGGATGGGAAGATAGTGAAGCCTATGTAGCAGAGCTTTGGACTGGAA TCATGGGCTACTCATCAGACCGCCTTCCGAGAGTAGGACCCATCCCGAAGCGCCAGGGCATGTACATCATGGCAGGATTCACAGGACACGGGATGCCGCAAGTGTTCCTATGCGCCAAGGGGATAGCCGACATGGTTCTTGACGGAGCTTCATTTGGGAACTCAGGTCTGCCCTCTCTTTTTGAAGAAACGCAGACAAAGTTATCAGACCCGAGgaacatggtcaaggagattTATAACTCTGCCTTTCCACAGGCAAAGCTATGA
- a CDS encoding NmrA domain-containing protein has product MLVLIPGISGNMGTRLARAAASRGLSVRGLGRDASKVPEDVKLESFVTSTSYYDIPAIEKAVQGVDAIICAYMSTDVLVLDGHLILLRAAERAGVKVFFSASWNNDWTKNKFGDFEHYDAYIAFQHQAAMTSPIKPVYIFNGFFDSLLFTVFGPGGFDTTGEVPTLKYWGDEPNRKFWWIAQEDAAAWTIELLFNRDVQEGRGGVFRFRSGEVTLDELAAAYQKATGTLAKVVRAGSVEDIAQEVQAAREEKGLAGYWDYAAQAVSLNVARGVWDIPAEEVTNLDYAKKPTALEEYLKQRFQSS; this is encoded by the coding sequence ATGCTCGTCCTAATCCCTGGTATCTCTGGAAACATGGGCACTCGCCTTGCCAGAGcggctgcttctcgagggctCTCAGTGCGTGGCCTAGGGCGTGATGCTTCCAAGGTCCCAGAAGACGTCAAGCTCGAGTCCTTCGTGACGAGCACCTCCTACTACGACATTCCCGCCATCGAAAAGGCCGTCCAGGGagtcgatgccatcatctgcgcCTACATGTCGACAGATGTGCTCGTTCTGGACGGTCACCTCATACTCTTACGGGCTGCCGAGCGTGCAGGCGTCAaggtcttcttctcggcgtctTGGAACAACGACTGGACCAAGAATAAGTTTGGCGACTTTGAACACTATGATGCTTATATCGCTTTCCAGCACCAAGCTGCCATGACAAGCCCCATTAAGCCTGTATACATCTTTAACGGGTTCTTTGACAGTCTCTTGTTCACAGTCTTTGGGCCAGGTGGATTCGACACGACTGGCGAAGTGCCAACCCTAAAGTACTGGGGTGATGAACCAAACCGCAAGTTCTGGTGGATAGCGCAGGAAGACGCGGCTGCTTGGACGATTGAGCTCCTGTTCAACAGAGACGTGCAGGAGGGCAGAGGCGGTGTGTTCAGGTTCAGGTCTGGAGAAGTCACCCTTGATGAGCTGGCGGCAGCATATCAGAAAGCCACTGGTACCTTAGCTAAGGTTGTCCGCGCAGGCAGTGTGGAAGATATTGCGCAGGAGGTGCAGGCAGCGCGCGAGGAAAAGGGCCTTGCCGGGTACTGGGATTACGCCGCGCAGGCTGTGTCTTTGAATGTGGCCAGAGGCGTTTGGGACATCCCGGCCGAGGAGGTGACCAATCTGGATTATGCCAAGAAGCCTACAGCCTTGGAGGAGTATCTGAAGCAGCGGTTTCAGTCGTCCTAG
- a CDS encoding Cupin-3 domain-containing protein: MPASQGNLTGTSDPKAVPHGHWDSFPEEPFPLYDGTKSIIYRSEDGKVAVGMLREKGKDTLVWPVDEFLFVTEGSIDIDVHGGEKFTLGKGDIMVMKKGQTITFECSEDFANVAVFIDLQEKVTLV, from the coding sequence ATGCCCGCATCTCAAGGAAATCTGACTGGAACGTCAGACCCCAAAGCCGTCCCTCACGGACACTGGGACTCGTTCCCCGAGGAGCCATTCCCCCTTTATGACGGCACCAAGTCGATCATCTACCGCTCAGAGGATGGAAAAGTTGCCGTGGGAATGTTGCgggagaaaggaaaagacacCCTCGTCTGGCCGGTGGATGAGTTTTTGTTTGTGACGGAGGGTTCCATCGACATCGATGTCCATGGTGGGGAGAAGTTTACATTGGGCAAGGGAgacatcatggtcatgaAGAAGGGACAGACGATTACCTTTGAGTGCAGTGAGGACTTTGCGAATGTCGCTGTCTTTATTGACTTGCAAGAAAAGGTTACTCTCGTGTGA
- a CDS encoding Succinate-semialdehyde dehydrogenase: protein MSLPTDSLARFGRTLSDSSLLTCQGLIEGRWQSAPSGSTFPVFEPASASILLDCSNFSRQDIQRAIVSANVAQKRFYTSTTASQRGKLLRTWYELILANKEDLATILTLENGKAIAEARSEVEYAASFVSWFAEEATRSYGDVIPSSTPGATVFTIKEPVGVCGIITPWNFPAAMITRKVAPALAAGCSVVIKPPSETPFTALALAKLAVRAGIPAACVQVAPTKDRAAASELASSHIIKKLSFTGSTEVGKHLSSLAAKTVKKMSMELGGNAAFIVFDDADLDLAVKGATQSKFRATGQTCVCANRLFVHESVVDEFARRLTEQVRQLKLGFGLEEDVTQGPLVNESSVEKVAAHVQDALEHGGELVFGGRRPSRLGNGYFFEPTIIKNATTDMAVAREETFGPLAAIFSFKDEEEVIHLANNTPFGLASYFFSRDLHRVLQVANALEAGMIGVNTGAISAAETPFGGIKESGFGREGSKYGLEEYQVIKSVTIGSMKA from the exons ATGAGCCTTCCAACCGACTCCCTTGCGAGATTTGGTCGAACCCTGAGCGACTCGTCACTGCTGACATGTCAAGGTCTCATCGAAGGCCGTTGGCAAAGCGCTCCCTCAGGCTCAACCTTCCCCGTCTTCGAACCTGCTTCGGCCTCTATCCTACTTGACTGCTCAAATTTTAGCCGTCAAGATATTCAGCGAGCCATAGTCAGTGCCAATGTTGCGCAAAAGAGATTCTacacctccaccaccgcGTCTCAGCGTGGGAAACTCCTGAGGACTTGGTACGAGCTCATTCTTGCAAACAAGGAAGATT TGGCCACAATCCTGACACTCGAGAACGGCAAGGCCATTGCAGAGGCCAGAAGCGAAGTCGAATATGCGGCTTCCTTTGTTTCCTGGTTTGCTGAAGAAGCCACCCGCTCTTACGGAGACGTCATCCCCTCGTCGACGCCTGGTGCAACTGTTTTTACGATAAAGGAGCCGGTCGGAGTCTGTGGCATCATTACCCCTTGGAACTTCCCTGCGGCCATGATAACGAGAAAGGTCGCGCCAGCTCTTGCAGCCGGATGTTCAGTTGTGATCAAGCCACCGAGTGAAACACCCTTCACGGCCCTAGCCCTAGCGAAGCTCGCGGTAAGAGCCGGCATTCCGGCAGCATGCGTACAGGTCGCCCCGACCAAGGATCGTGCTGCCGCGTCGGAGCTCGCGTCCAgccacatcatcaagaagctgaGCTTCACAGGCTCTACAGAGGTCGGCAAGCATCTGAGTTCCCTTGCCGCAAAGACtgtcaagaagatgagcatGGAGCTAGGCGGCAATGCAgccttcatcgtctttgatGACGCCGACTTGGACCTGGCTGTCAAGGGCGCGACGCAGTCCAAGTTTCGCGCAACCGGCCAGACTTGTGTC TGTGCCAACCGACTCTTTGTGCATGAATCGGTCGTCGACGAGTTTGCCAGACGATTAACAGAACAGGTCCGTCAGCTGAAACTAGGGTTTGGTCTCGAAGAAGATGTCACCCAAGGGCCCCTGGTGAACGAATCGTCGGTCGAAAAGGTCGCTGCGCATGTTCAGGATGCTCTAGAGCACGGTGGAGAGCTTGTCTTTGGCGGCAGACGCCCCTCCCGCCTTGGCAACGGGTACTTCTTTGAacccaccatcatcaagaatgCGACCACCGACATGGCAGTGGCTCGCGAGGAAACATTTGGTCCATTGGCGGCAATCTTCAGCttcaaagatgaagaggaagttATCCATCTTGCGAACAACACGCCTTTCGGCTTGGCTAGCTACTTCTTCTCCCGGGACCTGCACCGTGTTCTCCAGGTGGCCAACGCCCTAGAGGCCGGCATGATCGGGGTGAATACGGGGGCTATCAGTGCAGCGGAAACACCTTTTGGTGGGATTAAAGAGAGTGGTTttggaagagaagggagCAAATATGGCCTGGAGGAGTACCAAGTCATCAAGTCGGTGACGATCGGTTCCATGAAGGCGTAA
- a CDS encoding Zn(2)-C6 fungal-type domain-containing protein, giving the protein MTQLTTLTLGDKETLKRSEVELRYPPRRQVKGPLILTAFSILKPIQRHILLRSAPPVNISQQDSDYLKQKGVFNLPQQSSRREILRAYFHHVHPILPILDVGILQNLHEPVYVSSSDLLLFWSMASVAVNFVPSSVWQLEGFGSCKEMKATAYEHAKCVYNNGGVIHQEHLLQSALLLSFWHSDRDRLSQPWYWSGVAVSLCQIIGLHRNPDSVRLNPLINPHRRRMWRRLWGGCLFRDRWLSMTLGRPMRIRLGDCDMPFPTVEDLLGDVAEIPSSLRDAYLPQDLGRLAKYWPVLLQLSRLLGDVTMLCYQQNTPTPSLEQCECLEAELSQHCIPDVNNGEESRLERFYYYHAQLHYQALLITFYRPCVSMTPKDLQPPAQGPWQNRMRTRLASAAASTNAILDSIVREELVSLACPMTPPLLVPAMHVHLLDCKSQNPLTRKLGFNKIEFCMEVMRELQKTYTSASVFCGIFGEAIRQLSPVYPDQSGVARSQTAIQASNSMQNDDGGLMAGPPNSDSILISDDLLASLLNEGSGYNLWESINMMEQPFDFRDEPA; this is encoded by the exons ATGACACAGCTTACCACTCTGACCCTGGGCGACAAAGAGACATTGAAGAGGAGCGAAGTGGAGCTGAGATATCCTCCGCGGCGACAGGTCAAGGGACCGTTAATTCTGACTGCCTTTTCTATCTTG AAGCCCATCCAGAGGCATATTCTCCTCCGTTCTGCTCCGCCAGTCAACATCTCCCAGCAGGACAGCGACTATCTCAAGCAAAAGGGCGTTTTTAACCTTCCTCAACAGAGCTCGCGTAGAGAGATACTTCGAGCCTATTTCCATCATGTGCATCCGATTTTACCTATACTAGATGTTGGCATACTCCAAAATCTTCACGAACCTGTCTATGTTTCTTCATCCGACTTGCTCCTCTTTTGGAGCATGGCCTCGGTGGCAGTCAAC TTTGTTCCGAGTAGCGTTTGGCAGCTTGAAGGTTTTGGCTCTTGTAAGGAAATGAAAGCTACAGCTTATGAACATGCCAAG TGTGTCTACAACAACGGCGGCGTAATCCATCAAGAACATCTCCTACAATCCGCTCTACTCCTATCCTTCTGGCATTCTGACAGGGACAGACTCTCACAACCATGGTACTGGAGTGGAGTTGCAGTCAGCTTGTGCCAGATCATCGGGCTACATCGAAATCCAGATTCGGTGAGGCTGAATCCGTTGATCAatcctcatcgccgtcgcATGTGGCGCCGCCTCTGGGGAGGCTGTTTATTTCGAGATCGATGGCTGAGCATGACACTGGGGCGACCCATGAGAATCCGTCTTGGTGACTGCGACATGCCTTTTCCCACTGTCGAGGATTTGCTGGGCGATGTCGCCGAAATTCCATCCTCGCTGAGAGACGCTTATCTTCCACAGGATCTCGGTCGACTGGCCAAGTATTGGCCGGTTCTCTTACAGCTGAGCAGACTTCTAGGCGACGTCACCATGTTGTGCTATCAACAAAATACCCCTACACCGAGCCTGGAGCAGTGCGAGTGTCTAGAAGCAGAGCTCTCGCAACACTGCATTCCTGATGTGAACAACGGCGAAGAGAGCCGGCTGGAGAGGTTTTACTACTATCACGCACAATTACACTACCA AGCGCTTTTGATCACTTTCTATCGTCCCTGCGTGTCAATGACGCCCAAAGACCTTCAACCACCGGCCCAAGGCCCATGGCAGAACCGCATGCGAACTCGACTCGCATCGGCAGCAGCCTCCACCAATGCTATCCTTGACAGCATAGTACGCGAAGAGCTTGTCAGTTTGGCGTGCCCCATGAC TCCCCCACTCTTGGTACCGGCTATGCATGTTCATCTTCTCGACTGCAAATCCCAAAACCCCCTCACTCGGAAACTGGGATTCAACAAAATCGAGTTCTGCATGGAAGTAATGAGAGAGCTTCAAAAGACCTACACCTCAGCGTCTGTCTTTTGCGGCATCTTTGGGGAAGCAATACGCCAGTTATCACCTGTCTATCCGGATCAATCTGGCGTGGCCAGGTCCCAAACAGCGATTCAGGCATCTAATTCGATGCAAAACGATGATGGCGGGCTCATGGCAGGCCCTCCAAATTCCGACTCGATATTGATCAGTGATGATCTACTAGCAAGCCTGTTGAATGAGGGATCGGGGTACAACCTATGGGAGTCGATAAACATGATGGAACAGCCATTTGATTTCAGGGATGAACCAGCATAA
- a CDS encoding Aldedh domain-containing protein yields the protein MASSLFTTLTAPNARSFEQPLGLFINNEWRAAKSGDSITVVSPIQLMPSTLVRNEQEIAKVHAAGEQDVDDAVKAARAAFKGPWSKISGTERGELLRKLADLAEEQTDTLATIDTWNNGKRLSSAKGDVSELTSVLRFYAGFADKLYGQVINTTESKFAYTSREPIGVCGQIIPWNYPLGMAAWKLAPALAAGNTIVLKPAEQTPLSVLVFATLIEKAGFPPGVINIVNGFGRTAGASLAGHVGVDKVAFTGSTNTGREIMKLAATNLKEITLETGGKSPLIVFEDAELDNASKWAHYGIMANQGQICTATSRILVHKNIYDKFIDLFTNRVKQTSKVGDPFDAGTFQGPQVSKAQYDRVLSYIEEGKREGATLSFGGKPHHGVDGKGFFIEPTVFTDVKDDMKIYREEVFGPLVAISSFSTEDEAIERANDTFYGLGAAIFTENITRAHEVAKRIEAGMVWINSSNDSDFRVPFGGVKQSGIGRELGEAGITAYTTVKAVHVNLSNRL from the exons ATGGCTTCCTCTTTGTTCACGACGCTGACAGCCCCCAACGCGCGCTCGTTCGAGCAGCCCCTGGggctcttcatcaacaatgAATGGCGCGCAGCAAAGTCAGGCGACAGCATCACTGTCGTGAGCCCGAT CCAGCTGATGCCGTCAACCCTTGTCAGAAATGAGCAAGAAATTGCCAAGGTTCACGCTGCCGGCGAACAAGATGTCGATGACGCCGTTAAGGCAGCCCGGGCAGCCTTCAAGGGCCCGTGGTCAAAGATCAGTGGCACAGAACGTGGCGAGCTGCTGAGGAAGCTGGCCGATCTGGCTGAAGAGCAGACCGACACACTGGCCACCATTGACACTTGGAACAATG GAAAGCGCTTGTCTTCAGCCAAGGGTGACGTGAGCGAGCTGACCTCGGTACTCCGCTTTTACGCTGGATTCGCCGACAAGCTATACGGCCAGG TCATCAACACCACAGAGAGCAAGTTCGCATATACGAGCCGAGAACCCATTGGCGTGTGCGGTCAAATCATCCCCTGGAACTACCCTCTGGGAATGGCGGCCTGGAAGCTGGCCCCGGCCCTGGCAGCCGGCAACACCATTGTCTTGAAACCAGCAGAGCAGACGCCGCTGTCTGTCTTGGTCTTTGCTACGCTTATTGAGAAGGCTGGTTTCCCTCCTGGGGTTATCAACATCGTCAACGGATTTGGCCGTACTGCCGGCGCCAGCCTGGCTGGACACGTGGGGGTAGACAAGGTAGCCTTTACAGGGTCTACCAACACTGGTCGAGAGATCATGAAGCTCGCAGCCACCAACCTCAAGGAGATAACCCTCGAGACGGGCGGAAAGTCTCCGCTTATCGTTTTTGAGGACGCCGAACTTGACAACGCCTCGAAATGGGCTCATTATGGTATCATGGCAAACCAAGGCCAGATTTGCACGGCTACGAGCAGGATTCTTGTTCACAAAAACATTTACGACAAGTTCATTGACCTCTTCACCAACCGGGTCAAGCAGACTTCCAAGGTCGGGGATCCTTTCGATGCCGGGACATTCCAAGGACCCCAGGTCAGCAAGGCTCAGTACGATCGAGTCTTGTCGTACATTGAAGAGGGTAAGCGAGAAGGCGCGACTCTTAGCTTCGGTGGTAAGCCTCACCACGGTGTCGACGGCAAGGGATTCTTTATTGAGCCTACTGTCTTCACTGACGTCAAGGACGACATGAAGATCTATCGCGAGGAGGTCTTTGGACCTCTGGTTGCCATCAGCTCCTTTTCGACCGAGGACGAAGCCATTGAGCGTGCCAATGATACGTTCTATGGCCTTGGTGCCGCCATCTTTACGGAAAACATCACACGCGCACACGAAGTTGCCAAGAGGATCGAGGCCGGAA TGGTTTGGATCAACAGCAGTAATGACTCTGACTTCCGAGTCCCCTTTGGGGGCGTGAAGCAGAGTGGCATTGGCAGAGAGCTGGGTGAAGCTGGCATCACGGCGTATACTACCGTCAAGGCTGTTCACGTAAATCTAAGCAATAGGCTGTGA